In Natrinema salaciae, the following are encoded in one genomic region:
- a CDS encoding DUF7386 family protein yields MTKRTSLKLTDERQRKLDRASAIVAEDEYDDPPMSVVIDAALTHLVESKQNIDDARGEFDPETIQAIANTSVIGLHYRTSIESKWR; encoded by the coding sequence ATGACCAAACGCACCAGCCTGAAGCTCACCGATGAACGCCAGCGAAAACTCGACCGCGCGAGCGCGATCGTCGCAGAAGACGAGTACGATGACCCACCGATGTCCGTCGTTATCGATGCTGCACTTACGCATTTAGTAGAGAGTAAGCAGAACATCGACGATGCCCGTGGCGAATTCGATCCCGAGACGATCCAAGCGATCGCAAATACGTCAGTTATCGGACTTCATTATCGGACATCGATTGAAAGTAAGTGGCGATGA
- a CDS encoding tyrosine-type recombinase/integrase, whose protein sequence is MSDDLEPIAPREAVDMWIDRLQSTRADETLKSYRYRLKPFLEWCEKEGIDNLNDLTSRDVFRFDSTRRADGLKVSTLNNQIGTLKQFIQFCERIDAVEQGLPVKVEVPPVELADRVNDELLPAERAEAIREKLHRYERASRRQAMFELLWHTGCRLGGLRALDLGDCFFDESDLERLRHQDDIDSEALEAVELPFVYFRHRETTPLKNKREGERPVAIDQEVADRIQDYIDVNRVERVDPDDRRPLFTTEKGDRPRVSKSSIRREIYIMTQPCQWGGCPHGRDTTNCEALKHGREARCPSSRSPHPIRTGSITHMRDEGWPPEVVAERVNATPEVIREHYDHPDPIRRMQSRREFLTEDSE, encoded by the coding sequence ATGAGTGACGATCTCGAGCCGATCGCACCGCGCGAAGCGGTAGACATGTGGATCGATCGCCTCCAGTCCACGCGGGCCGACGAGACACTCAAGAGCTACCGCTACCGTCTGAAGCCGTTCCTCGAGTGGTGCGAGAAAGAAGGGATTGACAACCTGAACGATTTGACGAGCCGTGATGTCTTCCGATTCGACTCGACTCGTCGAGCTGATGGACTGAAGGTATCGACCCTGAACAACCAGATCGGGACGCTCAAGCAGTTCATTCAGTTCTGCGAGCGGATTGACGCTGTGGAACAGGGACTACCCGTAAAGGTCGAAGTACCACCCGTCGAACTGGCCGATCGGGTCAACGACGAGCTGCTACCTGCTGAGCGCGCCGAGGCGATTCGAGAGAAACTCCACCGCTACGAGCGCGCGTCACGACGGCAAGCCATGTTCGAACTGCTGTGGCACACTGGCTGCCGACTCGGTGGGCTTCGCGCGCTCGACCTCGGGGATTGTTTCTTCGACGAGTCCGACCTCGAGCGACTTCGCCATCAGGACGACATTGATTCGGAGGCGCTCGAGGCGGTCGAACTGCCGTTCGTGTATTTCCGGCACCGAGAGACGACGCCACTGAAGAACAAGCGCGAGGGCGAGCGGCCAGTGGCGATCGACCAGGAGGTCGCGGACCGCATTCAGGATTACATCGACGTGAACCGAGTCGAGAGGGTCGATCCGGACGACCGTCGGCCGCTATTCACGACGGAAAAGGGAGATCGCCCGCGAGTATCGAAGTCGAGTATCCGGCGGGAGATCTACATCATGACCCAGCCCTGTCAGTGGGGTGGTTGCCCGCACGGCCGTGATACGACGAACTGCGAAGCCCTGAAGCATGGGCGCGAGGCGCGATGTCCCTCGAGCCGATCGCCCCACCCGATTCGGACGGGATCGATCACGCACATGCGTGACGAGGGCTGGCCGCCGGAAGTCGTCGCGGAGAGAGTGAATGCAACCCCTGAGGTGATCAGGGAGCACTACGACCACCCCGACCCGATTCGGCGGATGCAGTCCCGTCGGGAATTTCTTACGGAGGATTCAGAATGA
- a CDS encoding sulfatase-like hydrolase/transferase: protein MNSNILLIILDSTRARNTSLHGHDNRTTPFLEEFAESATVYEQARAPSIHSIASHVSIFTGHHVEEHRLTEHESNIDPSHTIWDSLSTEYGHRTGLFTPNTVLTHASNLADCFETVDAASVTGDKSTSSDRLFTDAFDPVDRATREGIAGNLRRCVEDDFPVRSFANCVNRLYQDYKEGDDFDRQIEPAFGYADSFLEWSSDCDGPWAACLNFFDSHYPYYPLEEYDRWGGDRLRELHDSLSGAIAPEFLSDRPWGELRALEALYDGGILQADQAVKYIVEALEERGDLDDTLVVVTSDHGEGFGERSLVEPGVRMADHSWGIHEVLTHVPLVVKYPGQQTARRYSDVVSLTEFPEAVTASMNENWIGDPFVTDEPVVASTYRLLERQAEKHADCENIDAHLGPWRAVYEQGTADVVTKFVRRQDSTATIEIETAQASTLVAADDGGRVQEVFDTFEPVSLTDDEAVGQASAAVEERLADLGYMR, encoded by the coding sequence ATGAACTCGAACATTCTTCTGATAATCCTCGATAGTACCAGAGCGAGAAACACGAGTCTTCACGGGCACGACAACAGAACGACGCCATTTCTGGAGGAATTTGCGGAGTCTGCGACGGTGTACGAGCAAGCACGGGCACCGAGTATCCATAGCATCGCCAGTCACGTCAGTATATTCACTGGACACCACGTCGAAGAGCACCGATTGACCGAGCACGAATCGAATATCGATCCGAGCCACACGATCTGGGACTCCCTTTCGACGGAGTACGGGCATCGAACCGGTCTATTCACCCCGAACACGGTACTGACACACGCATCAAATCTGGCAGACTGCTTCGAAACGGTCGACGCAGCGTCCGTCACGGGAGACAAATCCACCTCGAGTGACCGACTGTTTACGGACGCATTCGACCCAGTCGACCGAGCAACCAGGGAGGGTATAGCGGGGAACCTCCGGCGTTGTGTCGAAGACGATTTCCCCGTTCGTTCCTTCGCGAACTGCGTCAATCGATTGTACCAGGATTACAAGGAAGGCGACGATTTCGATCGCCAGATCGAGCCCGCGTTCGGGTATGCAGATTCCTTTCTCGAGTGGAGCAGCGACTGCGACGGCCCGTGGGCCGCGTGTTTGAACTTCTTCGATTCGCACTATCCCTACTATCCGCTGGAAGAGTACGACAGATGGGGCGGTGACCGACTGCGCGAGCTACACGACAGCCTGTCCGGTGCGATCGCGCCGGAATTTCTCAGCGATCGTCCGTGGGGTGAACTGCGTGCCCTCGAGGCGCTGTACGACGGCGGAATCCTCCAGGCCGATCAGGCCGTGAAGTACATCGTCGAGGCGCTCGAGGAGCGAGGCGACCTCGACGACACCCTCGTCGTCGTCACCAGCGATCACGGCGAGGGGTTCGGTGAGCGGAGCCTCGTCGAACCGGGCGTTCGGATGGCCGATCACAGCTGGGGGATCCACGAGGTGCTCACTCACGTTCCGCTCGTCGTCAAGTATCCCGGGCAGCAGACGGCACGGCGCTACTCCGACGTGGTCAGCCTCACCGAATTCCCCGAGGCGGTTACAGCATCGATGAACGAGAACTGGATCGGCGATCCCTTCGTTACTGACGAGCCCGTGGTCGCCTCGACGTACCGTCTCCTCGAACGGCAGGCGGAGAAGCACGCCGACTGCGAGAATATCGATGCGCACCTCGGTCCGTGGCGAGCCGTCTACGAGCAGGGAACGGCGGACGTCGTGACGAAGTTCGTTCGGCGACAGGACTCGACGGCGACGATAGAGATCGAGACCGCGCAAGCGAGTACCCTGGTAGCGGCGGACGACGGCGGTCGGGTCCAAGAGGTCTTCGATACGTTCGAACCCGTTTCCCTAACCGACGACGAAGCGGTCGGGCAGGCCTCGGCGGCGGTGGAAGAGCGACTCGCCGACCTCGGGTATATGCGCTAG
- a CDS encoding type IV pilin N-terminal domain-containing protein, with amino-acid sequence MVAITVILAAVIAAFVLDMSIGGNTLSASADVEGDESSTITVELTGGGDQVDGVAFVNTGTGEIDAKSSSLSNTGASEDFSTSGNLQSGVTYTVYAYQGSVPTGSGSTIDRADARVEIGEATTA; translated from the coding sequence ATGGTCGCGATCACCGTGATTCTCGCGGCCGTCATTGCGGCGTTCGTACTGGACATGTCGATCGGCGGTAACACGCTGAGTGCGAGCGCTGACGTCGAAGGCGACGAGAGTTCGACGATAACCGTCGAACTGACCGGTGGTGGCGATCAGGTCGACGGAGTCGCGTTCGTGAATACAGGCACCGGCGAAATCGACGCCAAGAGTTCGTCGCTCTCCAACACCGGTGCCAGCGAGGATTTCTCCACGAGTGGTAACCTTCAGTCGGGAGTTACGTACACGGTCTACGCGTATCAGGGCAGCGTGCCGACGGGGTCCGGTTCGACGATCGACAGAGCAGATGCCCGCGTGGAGATCGGCGAAGCTACGACGGCATAA
- a CDS encoding type IV pilin, which yields MVAITVILAAVIAAFVLDMTPGGDTVQASVDVSASGTDTVELSVNDGGNADYLVLVEAGSGSVANADGGTPTGTTEEANTGASYTVHSVTGSNDNDDFLSGAGQFTDTDYEVWAVDTDLSGGDSLDAADASVKVGEFTLT from the coding sequence ATGGTCGCCATCACGGTCATCCTCGCGGCCGTCATCGCGGCGTTCGTGCTGGACATGACGCCGGGCGGCGACACCGTGCAGGCGTCGGTCGACGTTTCTGCCAGTGGAACCGACACTGTAGAGCTGTCTGTTAATGACGGTGGAAACGCGGACTACCTCGTGCTTGTGGAAGCAGGATCTGGTTCGGTTGCAAATGCTGACGGTGGTACTCCAACTGGCACAACTGAGGAGGCAAACACGGGAGCATCCTACACCGTCCACTCAGTTACTGGCAGTAATGACAACGATGATTTCCTTAGTGGTGCCGGTCAGTTCACGGACACCGATTACGAGGTTTGGGCCGTTGACACTGACCTCAGTGGCGGTGACTCGTTAGACGCTGCTGACGCATCAGTGAAGGTCGGAGAGTTCACGCTCACGTAA
- a CDS encoding DUF7289 family protein codes for MKERGVSPVLGLILLIGVVAAASVSLLVVGDEMMDSGQQEIEEQRVQQSFVELSKTISSARTSTDAPKSTTLDAGERGAIAREATGSYNITVENASEIESVGNGTIGTIEYTSEDGTTVAYEAGAVFRETGTKTQVVSQPPFNYDHETNTLTLPVATMTDGKDLSSGDLLVTHETATENAVTHVQNYRVYVEIESEYCRGWETYFEEQAGYSSIEEGCFEGTDGSVTVRLGYDELDNAFSDGVSLPNGEDSITGKDQHNPFDDVAANEFQSLDGTIQAILDDTDSAEFDKVEDVQADPTEELDDGKYYTDGIENEQLSFDLSDGDAMLVVNGSIDTHDNDDGITVSDCGDDNTLRVYVTGDINMDNGGTIGPDCGGNGDETTIQVYGSSDTDVLFAPGNPSFTGLLYAAGGEVDFQGSPDFTGSIIAESVNIDSNLNNVDSVEVDSDEVEVIPSGYEPAPQITYLNVVNHEIDIQNK; via the coding sequence ATGAAGGAACGGGGAGTGAGTCCGGTACTTGGGCTCATATTACTGATCGGGGTGGTCGCCGCCGCGTCGGTCAGCCTACTCGTGGTGGGGGACGAGATGATGGACAGCGGTCAACAGGAGATCGAGGAACAGCGGGTCCAGCAGTCGTTCGTCGAGCTGAGTAAGACGATTTCGTCGGCGCGAACGAGCACCGACGCGCCGAAATCGACGACCCTCGACGCCGGCGAGCGCGGCGCGATCGCGCGGGAGGCGACGGGGAGCTACAACATCACCGTCGAAAACGCGAGCGAGATCGAATCGGTCGGGAACGGTACGATCGGTACGATCGAATACACGAGCGAGGACGGAACGACGGTCGCGTACGAGGCGGGTGCGGTGTTCCGCGAAACGGGGACGAAGACACAGGTCGTCTCGCAGCCGCCGTTTAACTACGATCACGAGACGAACACGCTCACGCTGCCGGTGGCCACGATGACCGATGGGAAGGACCTCTCCTCGGGCGACCTGCTCGTCACCCACGAGACCGCGACCGAAAACGCCGTCACGCACGTGCAGAACTACCGGGTCTACGTCGAGATCGAGAGCGAGTACTGCAGAGGGTGGGAGACGTACTTCGAGGAGCAGGCCGGCTACTCGTCCATCGAAGAGGGCTGTTTCGAGGGAACGGACGGATCGGTCACCGTTCGGCTCGGGTACGACGAACTGGATAACGCGTTCTCCGACGGCGTGAGCCTGCCGAACGGCGAGGACAGCATTACGGGGAAGGATCAGCACAACCCCTTCGACGACGTCGCGGCCAACGAGTTCCAGTCGCTCGACGGGACGATCCAGGCCATCCTGGACGATACGGACAGCGCGGAGTTCGACAAGGTCGAGGACGTGCAGGCCGACCCGACCGAGGAGTTGGACGACGGGAAGTACTACACGGACGGGATCGAGAACGAGCAGCTCTCGTTCGATCTCTCGGACGGGGACGCGATGCTCGTCGTGAACGGCAGCATCGACACGCACGACAACGACGACGGGATCACCGTCTCCGACTGCGGCGACGACAACACGCTCCGCGTGTACGTCACCGGTGACATCAACATGGACAACGGCGGGACGATCGGGCCGGACTGCGGCGGCAACGGCGACGAGACGACGATCCAGGTCTACGGCTCGTCGGACACGGACGTGCTCTTCGCACCCGGCAATCCCTCGTTCACCGGCCTGTTGTACGCCGCGGGCGGGGAAGTCGACTTCCAGGGCAGTCCGGATTTCACCGGGTCGATCATCGCGGAGTCGGTCAACATCGACAGCAACCTGAACAACGTCGACAGTGTCGAAGTCGACAGCGACGAGGTCGAAGTGATCCCGTCGGGATACGAACCTGCCCCGCAGATCACCTACCTCAACGTCGTCAACCACGAGATCGATATCCAGAACAAGTGA
- a CDS encoding HalOD1 output domain-containing protein, which translates to MSNSVPISIEVVRGVAAHEGVDPLDLEPPLHEVVDTDALEALVRSTRDSGVTVEFTYCGARVRIDESGAVEVTPPSSDSEGSAAVE; encoded by the coding sequence ATGTCGAACTCGGTTCCGATTAGTATCGAAGTTGTACGGGGGGTGGCGGCACACGAGGGCGTCGATCCGCTCGATCTCGAGCCGCCGTTGCACGAGGTCGTGGATACGGACGCGCTCGAGGCGCTGGTTCGGTCGACCCGCGACTCGGGCGTGACGGTCGAGTTCACGTACTGTGGTGCGCGAGTTCGCATCGACGAGTCGGGGGCGGTCGAGGTGACGCCACCGTCGTCGGACTCGGAGGGGTCGGCCGCGGTCGAGTGA
- a CDS encoding ATP-dependent helicase has product MDGNERLELPVADDDLPFDPDAVTIADGDAFALLEPAVQEWWLEEFGEFVPENGGFFTPPQRGAIPKIHDGTNTLICAPTGSGKTQASFCAIIDELYRRDRGSAAVDEAAESGSASEPEPNSAGGLENSVYCLYVSPLKSLANDIHRNLEVPLEGIESIVDERPDEEMGEIRHAIRHGDTASSDRQKMLEETPHILNTTPETLAILLNSPKFREKLRTVEYVIVDEIHSLAAGKRGTHLAVSLERLEAMAEGDITRIGCSATIEPLSRVAEFLVGCETPRVPSDADGDEREPRDGAASGGEPRDYEIVDARFAREFDVRLECPTDDLINTPRGVVQDRFYRMLHEHVQRHTNTLVFTNTRSGAERVLHNLRERFDAYDEDNSGCHHGSLSKDVRQDIEGRLKDGDLDVVTSSTSLELGIDMPHVDLVVQVGSPKSVAALLQRIGRAGHRVGQTVTGRVIALDRDELLECAVMLKKAQDGFVDSVSIPENAQDVAAQHVYGMAIAEIRPEAELKAILRRAYPYRNYGEDEYESLMRYLTAEYAGLEEKNVYAKVWRDENDPPDGQHHHEAFPVGEPLIGKRGRLARVIYMTNIGTIPDSFTCDVKTRASDDWVGQLDESYLDTLEKGDVFVLGGDHFEYRYRRGSKVYVDRTSARPTVPSWYSERLPLSYDLGCEILAFQGQLLERYAAGGPPRVRAWLREFPLDDDSVRAIARLFDHQCRYAGAASVSTTDRLAIEVVRDREEYERHYYVHSAYGRKVNDGLSRLLAYRCAQEATANVRVAVADNGFVLSMPLNRKVDIEGIVADLEADQVRGDLRAALSGTDLLQRYFRINATRSLMILKRYKGYEKSASEQQVSSEMLLGFAEELDEFAVIEETYREILEDKLNVAEIEGIVDAIDAGDLAVSRRLLDSPTPRAFGLATLSASDVVLAEDESAALQSFHERVLDEIGEESLAGLTAGSEDE; this is encoded by the coding sequence ATGGACGGGAACGAGCGCCTCGAGTTGCCGGTCGCCGACGACGACCTCCCCTTCGATCCGGACGCGGTCACGATCGCGGACGGCGACGCGTTCGCCCTCCTCGAGCCGGCGGTCCAGGAGTGGTGGCTCGAGGAGTTCGGCGAGTTCGTTCCCGAGAACGGGGGCTTTTTCACGCCGCCACAGCGGGGTGCGATCCCGAAGATCCACGACGGAACGAACACGCTGATCTGCGCGCCGACGGGGAGCGGCAAGACTCAGGCCAGCTTCTGTGCGATCATCGACGAACTCTACCGGCGCGATCGCGGATCGGCGGCCGTCGACGAGGCGGCCGAATCGGGATCGGCGTCGGAACCGGAACCGAACTCCGCGGGCGGCCTCGAGAACTCGGTCTACTGTCTCTACGTCTCGCCGCTGAAGTCCCTCGCCAACGACATTCACCGCAACCTCGAGGTGCCCCTCGAGGGGATCGAGTCGATCGTCGACGAGCGGCCGGACGAGGAGATGGGCGAGATCCGCCACGCCATCCGCCACGGCGACACGGCCTCGAGCGACCGGCAGAAGATGCTCGAGGAGACGCCCCACATCCTGAACACGACGCCCGAGACCCTCGCGATACTCCTCAACTCGCCCAAGTTCCGCGAGAAGCTCCGTACCGTCGAGTACGTCATCGTCGACGAGATCCACTCGCTGGCGGCGGGCAAGCGGGGCACCCACCTCGCGGTCAGCCTCGAGCGACTCGAGGCGATGGCCGAGGGCGATATCACCCGAATCGGCTGTTCGGCGACGATCGAGCCCCTCTCTCGCGTCGCGGAGTTTCTGGTCGGCTGCGAGACGCCGCGGGTCCCGAGCGACGCGGACGGTGACGAGCGCGAGCCGCGAGACGGCGCGGCGTCCGGCGGCGAGCCCCGCGACTACGAGATCGTCGACGCCCGCTTCGCTCGCGAGTTCGACGTTCGGCTCGAGTGTCCGACCGACGACCTGATCAACACGCCCCGCGGGGTCGTTCAGGACCGGTTCTATCGGATGCTCCACGAGCACGTCCAGCGCCACACGAACACGCTGGTGTTCACCAACACGCGCTCGGGCGCGGAGCGAGTCCTCCACAACCTCCGGGAACGGTTCGACGCCTACGACGAGGACAACTCGGGCTGCCACCACGGGAGTCTCTCGAAGGACGTCCGGCAGGACATCGAGGGTCGCCTGAAAGACGGCGATCTCGACGTCGTCACGTCCTCGACCAGTCTCGAACTCGGGATCGACATGCCCCACGTCGACCTCGTCGTCCAGGTCGGCTCGCCAAAGTCCGTCGCGGCCCTGCTCCAGCGGATCGGCCGCGCGGGCCACCGCGTCGGGCAGACCGTGACCGGCCGCGTGATCGCGCTGGATCGGGACGAACTCCTCGAGTGTGCGGTCATGCTCAAGAAAGCGCAGGATGGGTTCGTCGACTCGGTCTCGATTCCCGAGAACGCACAGGACGTCGCCGCCCAGCACGTCTACGGGATGGCGATCGCCGAGATCCGCCCCGAGGCCGAACTGAAGGCGATCCTCCGGCGGGCCTACCCCTACCGAAACTACGGCGAGGACGAGTACGAGTCGCTCATGCGGTATCTCACGGCCGAGTACGCCGGCCTGGAGGAGAAGAACGTCTACGCGAAGGTCTGGCGCGACGAGAACGACCCGCCCGACGGGCAGCACCACCACGAGGCGTTCCCGGTCGGCGAACCCCTGATCGGCAAGCGCGGGCGGCTCGCGCGGGTCATCTACATGACCAACATCGGGACGATCCCCGACTCGTTCACCTGCGACGTCAAGACCCGCGCGAGCGACGACTGGGTCGGTCAGCTCGACGAGTCCTACCTCGACACGCTCGAGAAGGGGGACGTCTTCGTCCTCGGCGGCGACCACTTCGAGTACCGCTACCGGCGCGGCTCGAAGGTCTACGTCGACCGCACGAGCGCGCGCCCGACGGTCCCGTCGTGGTACTCGGAGCGGCTCCCGCTCTCGTACGATCTCGGGTGCGAGATCCTCGCGTTCCAGGGCCAACTCCTCGAGCGCTACGCGGCCGGCGGGCCGCCGCGGGTCCGCGCGTGGCTCCGCGAGTTCCCGCTGGACGACGACAGCGTCCGGGCCATCGCTCGCCTGTTCGACCACCAGTGTCGGTACGCCGGCGCGGCGAGCGTGAGCACGACCGATCGGCTCGCGATCGAGGTCGTCCGGGACCGCGAGGAGTACGAGCGACACTACTACGTCCACTCGGCGTACGGCCGCAAGGTCAACGACGGCCTCTCGCGGCTGCTCGCCTACCGCTGCGCGCAGGAGGCGACGGCGAACGTCCGCGTCGCCGTCGCGGACAACGGCTTCGTCCTCTCGATGCCGCTGAACCGGAAAGTCGACATCGAGGGGATCGTCGCCGACCTCGAGGCCGATCAGGTCCGCGGGGACCTCCGGGCGGCCCTCTCGGGTACCGACCTGCTCCAGCGCTACTTCCGGATCAACGCGACCCGGTCGCTGATGATCCTCAAGCGGTACAAGGGCTACGAGAAGTCCGCGAGCGAACAGCAGGTCTCGAGCGAAATGCTGCTGGGCTTCGCCGAGGAACTCGACGAGTTCGCCGTGATCGAGGAGACCTACCGCGAGATCCTCGAGGACAAGTTGAACGTGGCCGAGATCGAGGGCATCGTCGACGCGATCGACGCCGGCGACCTCGCCGTCTCCCGGCGGCTCCTCGACTCGCCGACGCCGCGGGCGTTCGGGCTCGCCACGCTGTCGGCCAGCGACGTCGTGCTGGCCGAAGACGAGAGCGCCGCGCTGCAGTCGTTCCACGAGCGCGTCCTCGACGAGATCGGCGAGGAATCGCTGGCGGGGCTGACGGCGGGATCGGAGGACGAATAG
- a CDS encoding alpha/beta fold hydrolase, protein MVDHETWSERQSATTVAVDGHDLEVAYHEDGPGDSDEPPVVFVHGIPTWSFLWRGVVPTIAEDRRTIAPDMVGYGNSAMHDGFDRSIRAQEAMLEALLDDLDVDRVALVAHDIGGGVALRFAAHNPEMVERLVLSNAVCYDSWPVEFVSNLGLPKTAALERDDLEERLDAAFVEGAYGEADPAFVAGMKAPWLTDEGHVSLVRDAVATNTNHTTEIDYGAISAETLLLWGEDDVMQPYEYAERLADELSSAELAPLSEAYHWVPEDRSDAYADRLREFLAGTET, encoded by the coding sequence ATGGTCGATCACGAGACCTGGAGCGAGCGCCAGTCGGCGACGACGGTAGCGGTCGACGGCCACGACCTCGAGGTCGCCTATCACGAGGACGGTCCCGGCGACAGCGACGAGCCGCCGGTCGTCTTCGTCCACGGTATCCCGACCTGGTCGTTCCTCTGGCGGGGCGTCGTGCCGACGATCGCCGAGGACCGGCGCACCATCGCGCCAGACATGGTCGGCTACGGCAACTCCGCGATGCACGACGGCTTCGACCGCTCGATTCGCGCGCAGGAAGCGATGCTCGAGGCGCTGCTCGACGATCTCGACGTCGACCGCGTCGCGCTCGTGGCCCACGACATCGGCGGCGGCGTCGCGCTGCGCTTCGCCGCGCACAACCCCGAGATGGTCGAGCGCCTCGTCCTGTCGAACGCGGTCTGTTACGACTCCTGGCCGGTCGAGTTCGTCTCGAACCTCGGGCTGCCGAAAACCGCCGCCCTCGAGCGCGACGACCTCGAGGAGCGACTCGACGCGGCGTTCGTCGAGGGTGCCTACGGCGAGGCCGACCCCGCGTTCGTCGCGGGAATGAAAGCGCCGTGGCTGACCGACGAGGGACACGTCTCGCTGGTCCGCGACGCCGTCGCGACGAACACGAACCACACGACCGAGATCGACTACGGGGCGATCTCCGCCGAGACGCTGCTGCTGTGGGGCGAAGACGACGTCATGCAGCCGTACGAGTACGCCGAGCGACTGGCCGACGAGCTCTCGAGCGCCGAGCTCGCGCCGCTGTCGGAGGCCTACCACTGGGTTCCGGAGGATCGATCGGACGCCTACGCCGACCGGCTCCGGGAGTTCCTCGCCGGAACGGAAACATAA
- a CDS encoding Lrp/AsnC family transcriptional regulator, with the protein MSGDPPNWEFKDRDIAILSELSNDPQLSSRELTQVLEREYGIDVSHVTVSESIRRMRDEGVFREAIIPNEEYYIFALFEFKFNPEHFADRWRDAMEYIKADKHTLFFFLSDGEYQWKTVMMFRDRQEISKWIHDCYRDHGKVLMNIRNSAVHNVLKFQTDPQIFGDLDDERNER; encoded by the coding sequence ATGAGCGGTGACCCACCGAACTGGGAGTTCAAGGACCGCGACATCGCGATCCTCAGCGAGCTCTCGAACGACCCGCAGCTGTCCTCGCGGGAACTCACACAGGTCCTCGAGCGAGAGTACGGGATCGACGTCTCCCACGTGACCGTCAGCGAGTCGATCCGCCGGATGCGCGACGAGGGCGTCTTCCGCGAGGCGATTATCCCCAACGAGGAGTACTACATCTTCGCGCTGTTCGAGTTCAAGTTCAATCCCGAGCACTTCGCCGACCGCTGGCGCGACGCGATGGAGTACATCAAGGCGGACAAACACACCCTGTTCTTCTTCCTCTCCGACGGGGAGTACCAGTGGAAAACGGTGATGATGTTTCGCGACCGCCAGGAGATCTCCAAGTGGATCCACGACTGCTACCGGGACCACGGGAAGGTCCTCATGAACATCCGGAACTCGGCGGTCCACAACGTCCTCAAGTTCCAGACCGATCCGCAGATCTTCGGCGACCTCGACGACGAACGCAACGAGCGGTAA
- a CDS encoding MaoC/PaaZ C-terminal domain-containing protein: MTVSLAFDDLEVGHEVVTHSRTVTEADVRNFAGVSGDFNPLHLSEEHTAETDFGEPIAHGALLFAIASGLLWQYRHERPDVVAFYGVDSLRFTTPVTMGTSVHAESKLVAKEPKDHPVGNGVVRYETRLVTDEDETALSCEMLTLVT, translated from the coding sequence GTGACCGTGTCGCTGGCGTTCGACGACCTCGAGGTCGGCCACGAAGTGGTCACCCACTCGCGGACGGTCACCGAGGCGGACGTGCGAAACTTCGCGGGGGTCAGCGGCGACTTCAACCCGCTCCACCTGAGCGAGGAACACACGGCCGAGACTGATTTCGGCGAGCCGATCGCCCACGGTGCCCTGCTCTTCGCGATCGCGTCGGGGCTGCTCTGGCAGTACCGCCACGAGCGGCCGGACGTGGTCGCGTTCTACGGCGTCGACTCGCTTCGGTTCACGACGCCGGTCACGATGGGAACGTCGGTTCACGCGGAGTCGAAGCTGGTCGCGAAAGAGCCGAAAGACCACCCCGTCGGGAACGGGGTCGTCCGCTACGAGACGCGGCTCGTGACCGACGAGGACGAGACCGCGCTCTCCTGTGAGATGCTGACGCTCGTCACGTAG
- a CDS encoding PaaI family thioesterase, with the protein MTEGPVDASGWPEWESFVQRHGYLSWLDIEVECLEDGRAVLVIEQDEDFENPVGNDGHDPVHGGIVATLIDTSSAFALRTTFENPADAFLTTTDLNVSYLRPATGDLRAEAEVLRAGGSTGVTEVSVEGADGEAAVGRTTYRLFRDGIGGE; encoded by the coding sequence ATGACCGAGGGGCCGGTGGACGCGTCGGGATGGCCGGAGTGGGAGTCGTTCGTCCAGCGCCACGGCTACCTGTCGTGGCTCGACATCGAGGTCGAATGCCTCGAGGACGGGCGCGCGGTCCTCGTCATCGAACAGGACGAGGACTTCGAGAACCCGGTCGGCAACGACGGACACGATCCGGTCCACGGCGGTATCGTCGCGACGCTGATCGATACCTCGAGCGCGTTCGCCCTGCGGACGACGTTCGAGAACCCCGCCGATGCGTTCCTGACGACGACCGACCTCAACGTCTCCTATCTGCGACCGGCGACCGGCGATCTGCGAGCCGAAGCCGAGGTGCTCCGAGCGGGCGGCTCGACTGGCGTCACCGAGGTCTCCGTCGAGGGTGCCGACGGCGAGGCCGCCGTGGGTCGCACCACCTACCGACTGTTCCGCGACGGCATCGGGGGTGAGTGA